The Synechocystis sp. PCC 7509 genome includes a window with the following:
- a CDS encoding class I SAM-dependent methyltransferase: MSKKRDSHFSEKGIDFLSRQNATDSAQEIIGQVAKRFDKQYRGEGFELPPEVEAMPIFLEWTAGTLANKVNSAFWEIAKPQKNSRCLDIGCGVSFLIYPWRDWDAYFYGQEISTVATDALNSRGSQLNSKLFKGVKLAPAHHLQYEASQFDSAIATGWSQYYGLNYWSQILGEVKRVLKPGGHFVFDILNPDKPLVEDWAILETYLGTEVFLEPISAWEKVVLAANAKIVSRKSGELFELYKVQF; the protein is encoded by the coding sequence ATGTCCAAAAAACGGGATTCGCACTTCTCTGAAAAAGGAATTGACTTTCTAAGCCGTCAAAATGCCACAGACAGCGCTCAGGAGATCATAGGGCAAGTAGCGAAACGTTTTGACAAGCAGTATCGCGGCGAGGGCTTTGAATTACCACCAGAAGTTGAAGCGATGCCAATTTTTTTAGAATGGACTGCGGGTACATTGGCAAATAAAGTTAATTCTGCTTTTTGGGAAATTGCCAAACCTCAAAAGAACTCGCGTTGTTTAGATATTGGCTGCGGCGTGAGCTTTTTGATTTATCCTTGGAGAGACTGGGACGCGTACTTTTACGGGCAAGAAATTAGCACTGTCGCCACCGATGCTTTAAATAGTCGCGGTTCTCAGCTTAATTCCAAACTATTTAAGGGCGTAAAGTTAGCACCAGCCCATCACTTACAATATGAAGCCTCGCAGTTTGATAGTGCGATCGCAACTGGTTGGAGTCAGTATTATGGGCTTAATTACTGGAGTCAGATTTTAGGGGAAGTCAAGCGGGTACTAAAGCCCGGTGGACACTTTGTTTTTGACATTCTCAATCCTGATAAACCTTTGGTAGAAGATTGGGCAATATTGGAAACTTATTTAGGTACAGAAGTATTTTTAGAGCCGATCTCTGCGTGGGAAAAAGTAGTTTTAGCAGCTAACGCCAAAATAGTCTCGCGCAAGTCAGGAGAACTATTTGAACTGTACAAGGTGCAGTTTTAG
- a CDS encoding DUF6335 family protein: MTKNKNSEPQEFTESYGTGVHESSAIDITDATLTGGDIEANVREADAVGEEAVGGTAPTPDQDLVDELGKAVGLEMSDRAFLRTTEMLEDRDDRRWELDPMSSEDYEEHQP, encoded by the coding sequence ATGACTAAAAATAAAAATTCAGAACCTCAAGAATTTACCGAATCCTACGGTACAGGCGTACATGAATCCTCTGCGATCGATATTACTGATGCAACGCTAACCGGGGGCGATATCGAAGCAAATGTAAGGGAAGCCGATGCGGTAGGAGAGGAAGCGGTGGGCGGAACTGCGCCCACTCCTGACCAAGATTTAGTTGATGAACTTGGTAAAGCCGTAGGATTAGAAATGAGCGATCGCGCCTTTTTACGCACAACAGAAATGCTGGAAGACAGAGACGATCGCCGTTGGGAACTAGATCCCATGTCTTCAGAAGATTACGAAGAACATCAACCGTAA
- a CDS encoding DUF2267 domain-containing protein: MKYDEFIKHVQTIAQLNSKEAAQTATSATLETLKERIVGDEAGQLAAQLPKELGQYLHGREGENGGTFGVNEFLQRVSQKAGVDTNTAITHVKAVFAVLKDAVSPGEFDDVRVNLSDDYQDLLPAS, translated from the coding sequence ATGAAATACGACGAGTTTATCAAGCACGTTCAAACTATTGCTCAACTTAATTCTAAAGAAGCCGCCCAAACAGCTACTAGCGCCACCCTAGAAACCCTCAAGGAACGCATTGTTGGCGATGAAGCAGGCCAACTAGCCGCCCAGCTACCCAAAGAATTAGGGCAATATTTACATGGGCGAGAAGGTGAAAATGGCGGAACTTTTGGAGTTAATGAGTTTCTCCAGCGCGTTAGTCAAAAAGCCGGGGTAGATACCAATACTGCTATTACTCACGTTAAAGCAGTATTTGCAGTATTAAAAGACGCTGTATCGCCGGGAGAATTTGACGATGTGCGCGTAAATCTATCGGATGACTATCAAGACTTACTACCAGCATCGTAA
- a CDS encoding DJ-1/PfpI/YhbO family deglycase/protease — MADNGTKTKKVAILIENGVEDAEFQIPYKALKMAKMEVTVLGSRMNETYKGKQGKVSMQPDGTTTEAIASEFDAVVIPGGMAPDKMRINPNTVQFVKDAMEQGLLVASVCHGPQVLIETGLLKGKQATGFVAIKTDMINAGANYVDEPLVVDGNLITSRQPGDLAIFTTAILSRLGYGGKEAALPEETDTNADWWKLADSWGGSSKGEITQGLNTALAGERYAQEAFDQYAQKTGDEGLRNLLKEIIANKQYHIKKLEQRLDQMGEKPSLAANVADTYAKLKASVQGSDDNSLLRRALGDLQTGVVDINNLRVKFTDPVATELFAAIEKDLAMYEKNLVHLYRDRLGTKPAKPTTGASVTAG, encoded by the coding sequence ATGGCAGACAACGGGACAAAAACAAAAAAAGTTGCAATTTTAATTGAAAACGGCGTAGAAGATGCGGAGTTTCAAATACCTTACAAAGCCTTAAAAATGGCAAAAATGGAAGTAACGGTATTAGGTTCGCGGATGAACGAAACCTATAAAGGTAAGCAAGGCAAGGTTTCTATGCAGCCGGACGGGACAACGACAGAGGCGATCGCATCGGAATTTGACGCGGTAGTAATTCCTGGGGGTATGGCCCCCGATAAAATGCGGATTAATCCCAATACTGTGCAGTTTGTCAAGGATGCAATGGAACAAGGTTTACTTGTAGCATCAGTTTGTCACGGGCCACAGGTTTTAATTGAAACTGGTTTACTCAAAGGCAAGCAAGCAACAGGTTTTGTCGCCATCAAAACCGACATGATCAACGCTGGCGCAAACTATGTAGATGAACCTTTAGTAGTTGATGGTAATTTAATTACCTCTCGTCAGCCGGGAGATTTGGCAATATTTACTACAGCTATCCTTAGCCGCCTTGGTTATGGTGGCAAAGAAGCCGCTTTACCAGAAGAAACTGATACTAATGCCGATTGGTGGAAATTAGCAGACTCTTGGGGCGGTTCGAGTAAAGGAGAAATTACCCAAGGCTTAAATACCGCCTTAGCCGGGGAACGTTACGCCCAAGAAGCTTTTGACCAATATGCCCAAAAAACAGGCGATGAAGGCTTGCGAAATTTGCTCAAAGAAATCATTGCTAATAAGCAATACCACATCAAAAAGTTGGAACAAAGACTTGACCAAATGGGCGAAAAGCCTTCTTTAGCTGCAAATGTTGCCGATACCTACGCCAAGTTAAAAGCATCGGTACAAGGTAGCGATGACAATTCCCTATTGCGTCGGGCTTTAGGAGATTTGCAAACAGGTGTAGTTGATATCAATAACTTGCGAGTTAAGTTTACAGATCCCGTAGCAACAGAATTGTTTGCAGCTATTGAAAAAGATTTGGCAATGTACGAAAAGAATTTAGTTCATTTGTACCGCGATCGCTTAGGGACAAAACCCGCAAAACCCACCACAGGCGCATCAGTAACAGCGGGGTAA
- a CDS encoding SRPBCC family protein has product MSPTIEDKSNQNEGGGDAGRLATLIGGGAMVLMGLRQRNLRGALMAIAGGGLAYQAAKSQGGITEALGMEKSIKVEKTVTINKPADELYRYWHDFGNLSTFMKHVKSVTVIDEKRSHWVATAPLGASIEWDADIIEDRENEFISWGSVEGAPVDNSGFIRFKKATGDRGTEVKVVMEYAPPGGAVTAAIAKLFGEEPEQQIGDDLRRFKMLMETGEIATTEGQSKGS; this is encoded by the coding sequence ATGAGTCCAACAATTGAAGATAAAAGCAATCAAAATGAAGGTGGCGGCGATGCTGGACGTTTGGCTACCCTAATTGGCGGCGGCGCAATGGTGTTGATGGGATTGCGTCAAAGAAACTTACGTGGGGCATTAATGGCGATCGCAGGTGGGGGTTTAGCTTATCAAGCAGCTAAGTCTCAAGGGGGTATTACTGAAGCTTTGGGGATGGAAAAATCAATTAAAGTCGAGAAAACTGTCACCATTAACAAGCCAGCCGATGAACTTTACCGTTATTGGCACGATTTCGGCAATTTATCTACCTTTATGAAGCACGTTAAATCCGTAACGGTAATTGATGAAAAGCGATCGCACTGGGTAGCAACAGCACCATTGGGCGCAAGTATAGAGTGGGACGCAGACATCATTGAAGACCGGGAAAATGAGTTTATTTCTTGGGGTTCGGTAGAAGGTGCGCCCGTTGATAATTCTGGGTTTATCAGATTTAAAAAAGCCACAGGCGATCGCGGTACAGAGGTAAAAGTCGTGATGGAGTACGCGCCCCCCGGAGGTGCGGTTACAGCCGCGATCGCTAAACTCTTTGGCGAAGAACCCGAACAGCAAATAGGCGACGACTTGCGCCGCTTCAAAATGCTAATGGAAACAGGCGAAATTGCTACCACTGAAGGGCAATCAAAAGGTTCTTAA
- a CDS encoding zinc-dependent alcohol dehydrogenase, with the protein MKAVCWHGANDMRVETVPDPKIINPRDAIIKITSTAICGSDLHLYNGFNPTMKPGDIVGHEFMGEVVELGSSVKNVNIGDRVVVPFTISCGSCFFCNRDLWSLCDNSNPNAWMVEKIMGYSPSGLYGYSHLTGGYAGGQAEYARVPFADTGLFKIPDGLTDEQVLFLTDIFPTGYMAAENCDIQPGDTVAIWGCGPVGQFAIKSAFMLGAERVIAIDRVPERLKMAKEQSGAEIINYEEIDAGEALKEMTGGRGPDSCMDAVGMEAHGTGLEGFYDEAKQALKLETDRPTVLRQAIVACRKGGTVSVPGVYTGFVDKIPMGAFMNKGLTMKTGQTHVHRYFRPLLDRIQNGEIDPSYIITHRMKLDEAPHGYEIFKHKKDNCIKIVLKP; encoded by the coding sequence ATGAAAGCAGTATGTTGGCACGGCGCTAATGATATGCGCGTCGAAACCGTACCCGATCCCAAAATCATCAATCCCCGCGATGCAATTATTAAGATTACATCAACAGCAATTTGCGGTTCTGACTTGCACCTTTACAACGGTTTTAACCCAACCATGAAACCCGGCGATATTGTCGGACATGAGTTTATGGGGGAAGTAGTAGAACTTGGTAGCAGTGTTAAAAATGTCAATATAGGCGATCGCGTTGTTGTGCCTTTTACAATCTCCTGCGGTTCGTGCTTTTTCTGCAACCGCGATTTGTGGTCTTTGTGTGACAACTCTAACCCCAACGCTTGGATGGTGGAGAAAATAATGGGTTATTCTCCTTCTGGTCTTTACGGCTATTCTCATCTAACGGGTGGTTATGCTGGCGGACAAGCTGAATACGCCCGTGTTCCCTTTGCTGATACGGGTTTATTTAAAATTCCCGATGGACTAACCGACGAGCAAGTTTTGTTTCTCACCGATATCTTTCCCACTGGATACATGGCGGCGGAAAACTGCGACATTCAACCTGGAGATACGGTAGCAATTTGGGGTTGCGGCCCAGTGGGACAGTTTGCAATTAAAAGCGCCTTTATGCTAGGTGCGGAAAGAGTTATTGCTATTGACAGAGTTCCCGAACGATTGAAAATGGCAAAGGAACAAAGCGGCGCAGAAATCATTAACTACGAAGAAATCGACGCAGGGGAAGCATTGAAGGAAATGACCGGAGGACGCGGCCCCGATTCCTGTATGGATGCAGTGGGAATGGAAGCACACGGTACGGGTTTAGAAGGCTTTTATGATGAAGCAAAACAAGCCTTAAAGCTAGAAACCGATAGACCTACAGTTTTACGCCAGGCGATCGTTGCTTGTCGTAAAGGTGGCACTGTATCCGTCCCCGGTGTTTACACTGGCTTTGTAGATAAGATCCCCATGGGCGCTTTTATGAATAAAGGCTTGACCATGAAAACGGGACAAACTCACGTACATAGATACTTCCGCCCATTGCTAGATCGCATCCAAAATGGTGAAATCGATCCTTCTTACATCATCACTCACCGGATGAAGTTAGACGAAGCACCCCACGGTTACGAAATCTTTAAACACAAAAAAGACAACTGCATCAAAATTGTTCTCAAACCGTGA
- a CDS encoding L-dopachrome tautomerase-related protein codes for MKYLSLLVTCLLSTVAFASTAQTLPQEKKLGNIEQVASFNGAMPTGVTVSANNRIFVNFPRWGDKVDYTVAEVKNGRTVAYPNAQLNRLNTSKQADSLVSVQSVVIDPQDRLWLLDTGSIKFEPTTYGGPKLIGVDLKQNRVFKTILFPQTVALPTTYLNDIRFDLRRGNAGIAYITDSSGNGPNGIIVVDLDSGKSWRRLNDHPSTKAVKNFLPSVEGQVVRNRPSPKQPSTPITIGSDGIAISADGKTLYYCPLAGRRLYSVSTDALANEQTTDEQVAATVIDLGEKGGASDGLESDSQNRVYLTNYEQNAIQRRSPNGAYETLVNDDRVLCPDTLSLARNGYLYFTANQLHRQAQYQNGKDLRQKPYSLFRLRVNAQPVLLK; via the coding sequence GTGAAATATCTAAGTCTTCTTGTTACGTGCCTTCTATCTACCGTAGCTTTTGCCTCTACCGCCCAAACACTACCTCAAGAAAAGAAGCTAGGCAACATTGAACAAGTTGCTTCTTTTAACGGCGCTATGCCTACCGGGGTGACGGTTTCCGCTAATAATCGCATTTTTGTCAACTTCCCGCGTTGGGGTGACAAGGTAGATTACACCGTCGCGGAAGTCAAAAACGGTCGCACTGTAGCTTATCCCAACGCCCAACTCAATCGCTTAAACACCAGTAAACAAGCCGATTCGTTAGTTTCAGTCCAAAGCGTAGTTATAGACCCCCAAGATCGTCTATGGCTATTGGATACCGGAAGTATTAAGTTTGAACCTACAACTTACGGCGGCCCAAAATTAATTGGTGTTGACCTTAAGCAAAACCGCGTCTTTAAAACTATCTTGTTTCCGCAAACAGTGGCTTTGCCTACTACTTATCTCAATGATATTCGTTTTGATTTGCGGCGCGGTAATGCTGGAATTGCCTACATTACCGATTCTTCCGGTAATGGCCCAAATGGAATTATTGTTGTAGACCTAGATTCGGGCAAAAGTTGGCGGCGATTAAACGATCATCCTTCAACTAAAGCTGTGAAAAACTTTTTGCCTAGCGTTGAAGGTCAAGTAGTCCGCAATCGTCCATCGCCAAAGCAGCCTTCTACGCCCATTACTATTGGTTCTGATGGCATTGCAATTAGTGCCGATGGCAAAACGTTATATTACTGCCCCTTAGCTGGACGGCGCTTGTATAGTGTCAGTACCGATGCTTTAGCAAACGAGCAAACAACTGACGAACAAGTAGCAGCAACGGTTATAGATTTGGGAGAAAAAGGCGGCGCGTCTGATGGGTTAGAGTCTGATTCTCAAAACAGGGTGTATTTAACCAATTACGAGCAAAACGCCATTCAAAGGCGATCGCCTAATGGTGCATACGAAACCTTAGTTAACGACGATCGCGTACTTTGTCCCGATACTTTATCTTTGGCGCGTAACGGCTACCTTTATTTCACCGCTAATCAACTCCACCGTCAAGCCCAATACCAAAACGGTAAAGACCTGCGCCAAAAGCCTTATAGCTTATTTCGCCTCCGCGTCAATGCCCAACCTGTTTTACTGAAATAA
- a CDS encoding zinc-dependent alcohol dehydrogenase, protein MKAVVFHGIGDIRLDNVPEPKILHPMDAIVRLTASAICGTDLHMIRGTFSGMQPGTILGHEGVGIVEEVGVNVRNLKIGDRVVIPSTIGCGSCSYCRTGYYSQCDEANPNGPSAGTAFFGGPKDTGPFQGLQSEYARIPYANVGLVKLPQGVTDDQAIMLSDIFPTAYFGAEIAEVSPGDTVAVFGCGPVGLFAIASAQLMGAGRILAIDTIGSRLEMARELGAEVIDFNAEDPVETIQSLTGGIGVDRAIDAVGVDASQPHQGPAAKQAPQQTKEFEKEVEQVAPETNPSNGNWNPGDGPSQAITWAVQGLAKAGTLSIIGVYPPNHRFFPLGMAMNKNLTINMGNCNHRKYIPTLVDLVETGAVDPEQILTQREPLTSAIEAYKAFDKREPGWIKVELVPGK, encoded by the coding sequence ATGAAAGCTGTGGTTTTTCATGGTATCGGTGACATTCGTTTAGATAACGTCCCCGAACCCAAAATTTTACATCCAATGGATGCGATCGTTCGTCTTACCGCCAGCGCCATTTGTGGTACAGATTTGCACATGATTCGCGGTACATTTTCAGGAATGCAACCGGGAACAATTTTAGGTCACGAGGGAGTTGGGATCGTTGAAGAAGTTGGCGTAAATGTTCGTAACTTAAAAATAGGCGATCGCGTTGTGATTCCGTCTACAATCGGTTGCGGTTCTTGTTCTTACTGTCGCACTGGTTACTATTCCCAATGCGACGAAGCCAACCCCAACGGGCCAAGTGCGGGAACTGCCTTTTTTGGCGGCCCAAAAGATACCGGTCCTTTTCAAGGATTGCAATCGGAATACGCGCGGATTCCCTACGCTAACGTTGGTTTAGTTAAATTACCCCAAGGCGTAACCGATGACCAAGCAATCATGTTATCGGACATTTTTCCTACAGCTTATTTTGGCGCAGAAATTGCCGAAGTTTCCCCAGGGGATACGGTAGCGGTATTTGGTTGCGGCCCTGTGGGTTTATTTGCGATCGCTAGCGCTCAATTAATGGGTGCAGGACGCATTTTAGCCATTGATACCATTGGCTCGCGTTTGGAAATGGCAAGGGAATTAGGGGCGGAGGTGATTGATTTTAATGCCGAAGACCCTGTAGAGACAATTCAAAGCTTAACGGGCGGTATCGGTGTCGATCGTGCGATCGATGCGGTGGGTGTGGATGCAAGCCAACCCCATCAAGGACCCGCCGCAAAACAAGCGCCGCAACAAACAAAAGAGTTTGAAAAAGAAGTTGAACAAGTCGCACCCGAAACTAACCCTAGTAATGGCAATTGGAATCCTGGGGACGGCCCATCCCAAGCAATAACTTGGGCGGTTCAAGGATTAGCCAAAGCTGGAACATTGTCAATTATTGGGGTTTATCCGCCAAATCATCGTTTTTTCCCCCTTGGTATGGCGATGAATAAAAACTTAACTATCAACATGGGAAACTGCAACCATCGCAAATATATTCCCACCCTGGTAGATTTGGTAGAAACTGGCGCAGTCGATCCCGAACAAATTTTGACGCAACGCGAACCTTTAACTTCTGCCATTGAAGCTTACAAAGCTTTTGATAAAAGAGAACCAGGCTGGATCAAAGTCGAACTCGTACCAGGAAAATAG
- a CDS encoding cupin domain-containing protein produces MSDTSVKKVDSTTSPTGQLGQKYLASGKSVSMRLWENEAPTPEPKPSGTREYETVGYVISGKAELHIEGQRILLEPGNSWVVPKGSSHTYKILESFTAVEATSPPAQVHGRDED; encoded by the coding sequence ATGAGCGATACAAGTGTAAAAAAAGTGGATTCAACTACTTCTCCCACAGGGCAATTAGGACAAAAATATCTCGCCTCTGGCAAGTCTGTATCTATGCGGTTGTGGGAAAACGAAGCACCAACCCCCGAACCAAAACCCTCAGGTACTCGCGAGTACGAAACCGTAGGTTATGTAATTAGTGGTAAAGCGGAATTACACATTGAAGGACAAAGGATTTTGCTTGAACCTGGCAATTCTTGGGTTGTCCCTAAAGGTTCTTCCCATACCTACAAAATCTTAGAATCCTTTACCGCCGTAGAAGCCACAAGTCCCCCCGCCCAAGTTCACGGACGCGATGAAGACTAA
- a CDS encoding aminotransferase class I/II-fold pyridoxal phosphate-dependent enzyme: protein MLARNKTPLLDALKKYARSNHAAFYTPGHKKGQGISPQLIDCFGTKVFKADLPELPEIGSLFDAQGVIQSAQELAATAFGASHTYFLVNGSTCGIVAAILATCGTGDKIILPRNVHQSAIAGLILSGATPIFINPEYDPVLDIAHSITFTGVEAALKQHFDVKAVMMVYPTYFGVCGDIEKIAHLTHQYNIPLLVDEAHGAHFAFHPDFPIPAIKAGADLSIQSIHKTLGALTQASMLHVQGDRINISRLAKALELVQSSSPSYLLLASLDAARQQMAVEGKQLMSRTLQLAESARTQISQIPSLSVLELTLTTPGFVALDKTRLTVNVSGLGLTGFAADEILVNYGVIAELPSLQNLTFIISLGNTNADINQLVQALKTLATKHKRVFETESAIAPFNLESKLAITPRQAFYAATETLPIEQTGDRLCAELVCPYPPGIPVLIPGEIVTTQAIIYLQKIQSLGGYISGCSDSSLKTLKVILDKS from the coding sequence GTGTTAGCTCGAAACAAAACACCCCTTTTAGACGCTCTTAAAAAGTACGCCCGTAGCAATCATGCGGCTTTCTATACGCCAGGACATAAGAAAGGACAAGGCATTTCACCCCAATTAATCGATTGTTTTGGTACAAAAGTATTCAAAGCCGATTTGCCAGAATTACCAGAAATAGGTAGCTTATTCGATGCTCAAGGCGTGATTCAATCGGCGCAGGAATTAGCCGCCACAGCCTTTGGTGCATCTCATACGTATTTTTTAGTCAATGGTTCTACTTGTGGAATTGTAGCGGCAATTTTAGCTACTTGCGGTACGGGTGATAAAATTATTTTGCCGCGTAATGTGCATCAATCGGCGATCGCGGGCTTGATTCTTTCCGGTGCTACTCCCATCTTTATTAATCCCGAATACGATCCGGTACTAGATATTGCTCATAGCATCACTTTTACAGGGGTAGAAGCGGCTTTAAAGCAACATTTTGATGTCAAAGCGGTGATGATGGTTTACCCGACTTATTTCGGCGTTTGTGGAGACATAGAAAAAATCGCCCATCTCACCCATCAGTACAATATTCCGCTATTGGTAGACGAAGCGCACGGAGCGCATTTTGCTTTTCATCCTGACTTCCCGATTCCAGCAATCAAAGCGGGTGCAGACTTAAGTATTCAATCAATTCATAAAACCCTAGGCGCACTGACTCAAGCTTCCATGCTGCACGTCCAAGGTGACAGGATTAATATTAGTAGATTAGCTAAAGCTTTAGAATTAGTTCAATCTAGTAGCCCTAGCTACTTACTTTTAGCTTCTTTAGATGCGGCGCGTCAGCAAATGGCTGTAGAGGGAAAACAATTAATGTCTCGCACTTTGCAGTTAGCCGAAAGCGCGAGAACTCAAATTAGTCAAATTCCCAGCTTATCAGTTTTAGAACTTACGCTTACAACACCTGGATTTGTGGCTTTAGACAAAACTCGTCTAACTGTAAATGTTTCTGGCTTGGGACTTACAGGATTTGCCGCCGATGAAATATTAGTTAATTATGGTGTAATTGCCGAATTGCCATCTCTGCAAAATCTCACGTTTATTATTAGTTTGGGAAATACAAACGCAGACATAAATCAATTAGTGCAAGCATTAAAAACTCTGGCTACTAAACATAAACGAGTTTTTGAGACAGAAAGTGCTATCGCACCTTTTAACCTGGAATCAAAATTAGCAATTACGCCGCGTCAGGCATTTTATGCAGCTACAGAGACTTTACCAATAGAACAAACGGGCGATCGCCTTTGCGCTGAATTAGTTTGTCCATATCCCCCAGGAATCCCGGTGT